In Armatimonadota bacterium, the sequence CTGAAGCCCTCCCTCACGACCTGCAAGCCCCGTTGGGGCAGAGAACCCTCCCCGCCGGCAGGTTAGCCCCGCAGGGGCTTCGATGAATTGATGCAGGGTTTTAACCCGCCGATCCCTTAACCCGCCAGCCTCCTTAACCAGTCGCTCACCAACCCACCTGTTCATCAACTCGACATTCCATTCACCCAAAACTGACTACTACGCTGCCCATTGTTCAATACGCTGAACAGCAACAGCGACACCACCCTCGGCACGCATGCGACCACTGACCATCGCAGCGCGAGCACGATGTACCGGATCAAGCGCTTGCTGCAACGCTAAGCTCAATCGCTCAACCGATAATGCCGACACCGGGATTGGTGGTGGGTTGGCACCGGTCTTGTGCGCACGCCAGGCCCAGAACGGCTGATCGGCAGCGAAGGGAACGATCACCGATGGAATGCCGGCGCGGAGGGCACTCGCTGTAGTGCCTGCGCCACCGTGATGGATCATTGCGCTGGCACGGGGCAACAGCCAGTCGTGTGGCATTTCATCGGCGAGATAGATGGTATCAGGAACCTGATGTGGCGTAAGACCCGCCCATCCGCGCTGAATAATGCCGCGTTGTCCGGTACGCTGAAGCGTTTCCAGCACGATGCGCGCAATGTGTGGAGCATCATGCGTAGCCATACTGCCAAAGCTAATCACTACCGGTGGTGGGCCAGCAGCCAGAAAGGCTTGCAGATCAGGCGGCGGTTGCCAGTTCGTCGCTTCTAACCACCACGAACCGGTTTGCACTGTCAGCGGGGCAGACCCCGGCGGAACCAGAACGGCACTGTAGGCTTGTAACAATCCAAACTGGCG encodes:
- a CDS encoding glycosyl transferase, with translation MRMLMITYGSRGDVQPFIALGAALYRAGHTPVLAAPARFASLAADHHITFLPLPGNVEVLARQIADESRQQPLRLIGIISRFALPLGIEVARRIQAAARSADMIVHSFLTVALGHLYATQYGLPECAVDLFPFFDPPADIANIAWPTDRIGLAGRRLSHVFAHTIFRYTQSLSYRILHRRAPDIGPSRLPWAAPGRQFGLLQAYSAVLVPPGSAPLTVQTGSWWLEATNWQPPPDLQAFLAAGPPPVVISFGSMATHDAPHIARIVLETLQRTGQRGIIQRGWAGLTPHQVPDTIYLADEMPHDWLLPRASAMIHHGGAGTTASALRAGIPSVIVPFAADQPFWAWRAHKTGANPPPIPVSALSVERLSLALQQALDPVHRARAAMVSGRMRAEGGVAVAVQRIEQWAA